The following proteins come from a genomic window of Gottfriedia acidiceleris:
- the secDF gene encoding protein translocase subunit SecDF — MVKRNRIVAFFLIIAVLAAVIGTTVFGTAKNIKLGLDLQGGFEVLYKVKPIKKGDKINKNVLVSTAKALEKRVNVLGVSEPNIQIEGKDRIRVQLAGVKDQAKARDILSTEANLTIRDVNDKVLMTGADLKEGASKQTFDQMGKPSVSITFKDANKVKDVTSKVLKMGAPNNMMVIWLDFKEGEDSFKKESAKAKPKFLSAASVNQVFTDDSLSIVGSTFTVESAKELSDLLNAGALPVHLEEMYSTSIGAKFGTDALHETIFAGIIGVSVIFLFMLYFYRLPGLIASIMLMAYTYVTLLVFDGMNAVLTLPGIAALILGVGIAVDNNIITFERLKDELKLGKSVASAYRAGNQRSFGTIFDANITTLLAAVVLFSFGTSSVKGFATSLIVSILVSFLTAVFGTRLLLSLLVQSRYLNNKKTWFGVKQSEILGLNHNLAHPPTKYDKVDFVSVGRKFVYFSIATVVVGVIILSIFRLNLGIDFASGTRVTFESKSAVTKQVVNDEISKMNLKPESITISTNDAKTGSIVFKGVLTKDQINDLKKDFTTKFGVEPNVSTVDPVVGRELAANAIKALIIASAGIILYVSLRFQFSYAIASVIALLHDAFFIVVVFSIFRLEVDITFIAAVLTIVGYSINDSIVTFDRVRENMKLKKKIRSREELKQVVNESIRQTLGRSVKTVLTVLLAVLALLLFGSHAILNFSLALLIGLVVGTYSSIFIASQIWLFIKGRQLDKNQVIDVEEAK; from the coding sequence ATGGTGAAGCGTAATAGAATTGTTGCCTTCTTCTTAATTATTGCTGTATTAGCAGCAGTAATCGGCACAACTGTATTTGGTACCGCGAAAAATATTAAGCTTGGTCTGGATTTACAGGGCGGGTTTGAGGTGCTTTACAAAGTTAAGCCGATTAAGAAGGGCGACAAAATTAACAAAAATGTTTTAGTAAGTACAGCAAAAGCTCTTGAAAAACGTGTAAACGTTTTAGGAGTAAGTGAACCAAACATTCAGATCGAAGGGAAAGATCGTATTCGTGTACAATTAGCTGGTGTAAAAGATCAAGCTAAAGCACGTGATATTCTTTCTACTGAAGCGAACTTAACCATTCGTGACGTAAATGATAAGGTTCTAATGACTGGAGCGGATTTAAAAGAAGGCGCTTCAAAGCAAACATTTGACCAAATGGGTAAACCTAGTGTATCAATCACATTTAAGGATGCTAATAAGGTTAAAGATGTTACAAGTAAAGTATTAAAAATGGGTGCTCCAAATAATATGATGGTTATTTGGTTAGATTTCAAAGAAGGAGAAGACTCTTTCAAAAAGGAATCTGCAAAAGCAAAGCCTAAATTCTTATCTGCAGCTAGTGTAAATCAAGTATTTACCGACGATTCACTTTCTATTGTTGGTTCTACATTTACAGTTGAAAGTGCAAAAGAACTTTCAGATTTATTAAATGCAGGGGCTCTTCCAGTACACCTTGAAGAAATGTATTCAACATCAATCGGTGCAAAATTTGGTACAGATGCTCTGCATGAAACAATCTTCGCTGGAATTATTGGTGTATCAGTTATTTTCTTATTTATGCTTTATTTCTACCGCTTACCAGGTTTAATCGCAAGCATCATGTTAATGGCTTATACTTACGTAACGTTACTTGTATTTGACGGCATGAATGCGGTATTAACACTTCCAGGTATTGCGGCATTAATACTTGGTGTTGGTATTGCGGTTGATAACAACATTATTACTTTTGAGAGATTGAAGGACGAGCTTAAACTAGGAAAATCAGTTGCATCTGCATATCGTGCAGGTAATCAGCGTTCATTTGGAACGATTTTTGATGCTAATATTACAACTTTACTTGCTGCAGTGGTATTGTTCTCATTCGGTACAAGCTCAGTAAAAGGATTTGCAACAAGTTTAATTGTTAGTATTTTAGTAAGCTTTTTAACTGCAGTATTCGGTACTCGTTTATTACTTTCTTTATTAGTTCAAAGTCGTTATTTAAATAATAAGAAAACATGGTTTGGTGTTAAACAAAGTGAAATTCTTGGTTTAAATCATAACTTAGCACATCCTCCTACAAAATATGATAAAGTCGATTTTGTAAGCGTTGGTCGAAAATTTGTTTATTTTTCAATCGCTACAGTAGTTGTCGGGGTAATTATACTTTCTATTTTCCGATTAAATTTAGGAATTGATTTTGCAAGTGGTACACGTGTAACATTTGAATCAAAATCAGCAGTTACCAAACAAGTTGTTAATGATGAAATTTCAAAAATGAACTTGAAGCCGGAAAGTATTACTATTTCTACAAATGATGCAAAAACAGGTTCAATCGTATTTAAAGGTGTATTAACAAAAGATCAGATTAATGATTTGAAAAAGGATTTTACAACTAAATTTGGGGTAGAACCAAATGTAAGTACTGTTGATCCAGTTGTTGGTAGAGAATTAGCAGCTAATGCTATTAAAGCATTAATTATCGCATCAGCTGGTATTATTCTATACGTATCATTACGTTTCCAATTCTCATATGCCATTGCTTCAGTAATTGCACTACTACATGATGCATTCTTCATTGTTGTAGTATTTAGTATTTTTAGATTAGAAGTAGATATCACTTTCATCGCAGCGGTTCTAACGATTGTTGGTTATTCGATAAATGACTCGATCGTTACATTTGACCGAGTTCGTGAAAATATGAAGCTTAAGAAGAAAATTCGTTCTAGAGAAGAATTGAAACAAGTTGTAAATGAATCAATTCGTCAAACTTTAGGACGATCTGTTAAAACAGTTCTTACTGTACTACTAGCAGTACTTGCATTGCTTTTATTCGGAAGTCATGCAATTCTTAACTTCTCACTTGCTTTATTAATAGGTTTAGTTGTTGGAACATATTCTTCAATCTTTATTGCTTCACAAATTTGGTTATTTATTAAAGGTCGCCAACTTGATAAAAACCAAGTAATTGATGTTGAAGAAGCTAAATAA
- a CDS encoding post-transcriptional regulator: protein MSTFHQQAAEFKPQLQVVIESKLDEFRMLGFDTVSEDDLWECLERTLWRKKEDEPKLFQLVEDILSLTVNDYMNYIRIEAFKSPTWQFGESV, encoded by the coding sequence ATGTCGACTTTTCATCAACAAGCTGCAGAATTTAAACCACAGCTACAGGTAGTAATTGAAAGTAAACTGGATGAATTTAGAATGCTTGGATTCGATACTGTCAGTGAGGATGACTTATGGGAATGCCTCGAAAGAACTTTATGGCGAAAGAAAGAGGACGAACCAAAGCTTTTTCAACTGGTAGAAGACATACTCTCTTTAACTGTAAACGATTATATGAATTATATTCGAATCGAAGCATTTAAATCACCTACTTGGCAGTTTGGGGAGTCAGTTTAA
- the tgt gene encoding tRNA guanosine(34) transglycosylase Tgt encodes MTAIRYEHIKTCKQTGARLGIVHTPHGSFETPAFMPVGTLATVKTMAPEDLKAMGSGIILSNTYHLWLRPGHEIIKKAGGLHKFMNWDRAILTDSGGFQVFSLSQFRKIEEEGVHFRNHLNGDKLFLSPEKAMEIQNALGSDIMMAFDECPPYPAEYEYMKRSVERTSRWAERCLNSHQRPEDQGLFGIVQGGEYEELRKQSARDLVSLDFPGYAIGGLSVGEPKDVMNRVLEFTTPLLPTDKPRYLMGVGSPDSLIDGAIRGVDMFDCVLPTRIARNGTCMTSEGRLVIKNAKYAEDYSPLDPNCDCYACKNYTRAYIRHLIRCEETFGMRLTTYHNLHFLLQLMEQVRQAIREDRLGDFREEFFEQYGFNKPNARNF; translated from the coding sequence ATGACAGCAATTCGTTATGAACATATTAAAACTTGTAAACAAACAGGTGCGAGATTAGGGATTGTCCATACTCCACATGGTTCATTTGAAACTCCAGCATTTATGCCTGTCGGAACTTTGGCTACTGTTAAAACAATGGCTCCAGAAGATTTAAAAGCAATGGGATCTGGGATTATTTTAAGTAATACTTACCATTTATGGTTAAGACCTGGTCATGAGATTATTAAAAAAGCTGGTGGCTTACATAAATTTATGAACTGGGATCGTGCAATCTTAACAGATTCAGGAGGATTCCAAGTATTTAGCTTAAGTCAATTCCGAAAAATTGAAGAAGAAGGCGTACATTTCAGAAATCACTTAAATGGCGATAAATTATTCCTTTCACCAGAAAAGGCGATGGAAATTCAAAATGCATTAGGTTCTGATATCATGATGGCGTTTGATGAGTGTCCACCATATCCTGCTGAGTATGAATATATGAAACGTTCAGTTGAGAGAACTAGCAGATGGGCAGAGCGTTGTTTAAATTCACACCAAAGACCAGAGGATCAAGGATTATTTGGCATTGTACAAGGTGGAGAATACGAAGAACTTCGTAAACAATCCGCAAGAGATTTAGTTTCTTTAGATTTCCCAGGCTATGCAATTGGCGGATTATCAGTTGGTGAACCTAAGGATGTAATGAATAGAGTTTTAGAATTTACGACACCTTTACTACCAACGGATAAACCAAGATATTTAATGGGTGTAGGTTCTCCTGATTCATTAATTGATGGCGCTATTCGAGGAGTGGATATGTTTGACTGCGTACTTCCAACTCGTATCGCTCGAAATGGTACATGTATGACTAGTGAAGGGCGATTAGTAATTAAGAATGCAAAATATGCAGAGGACTATTCTCCACTTGATCCTAATTGTGACTGTTATGCATGTAAAAACTATACACGAGCATATATCCGTCATTTAATCCGATGCGAAGAGACGTTTGGAATGCGTTTGACTACTTACCATAACTTACATTTTCTGTTACAATTAATGGAACAAGTTCGCCAAGCAATCCGCGAAGACCGTTTAGGTGATTTCCGAGAAGAGTTTTTTGAACAATACGGTTTTAATAAGCCGAACGCTAGGAACTTCTAA
- a CDS encoding adenine phosphoribosyltransferase, with product MNLKDYITIVPDWPKEGVQFKDISSLMNDGKAYKEATDQIVAYAKQKDVDLVVGPEARGFIVGCPISYALEIGFAPVRKPGKLPREVISYNYDLEYGTNTLTMHKDAIKPGQRVLITDDLLATGGTIEATIKLVEELGGIVVGIAFLIELSYLEGRKKLEGYDIFTLMTY from the coding sequence ATGAATTTAAAAGATTATATAACGATTGTACCGGACTGGCCAAAAGAAGGTGTTCAGTTTAAAGATATTTCATCACTAATGAATGATGGAAAAGCTTATAAAGAAGCAACTGATCAAATCGTAGCTTATGCGAAACAAAAAGATGTTGATTTAGTAGTTGGACCAGAAGCTCGTGGATTCATCGTTGGTTGTCCAATTTCTTATGCTTTAGAAATAGGTTTTGCACCTGTTCGTAAGCCAGGTAAATTACCTCGTGAAGTTATTAGCTACAACTACGATTTAGAATATGGTACAAATACGTTAACAATGCATAAAGATGCTATTAAACCAGGTCAACGTGTTCTGATCACTGATGATTTATTAGCTACTGGTGGTACGATTGAAGCTACAATTAAACTAGTTGAAGAATTAGGTGGAATTGTAGTAGGTATTGCTTTCTTAATTGAGCTATCTTACTTAGAAGGTCGTAAAAAATTAGAAGGCTATGATATATTTACACTAATGACTTATTAA
- a CDS encoding TIGR04086 family membrane protein translates to MKKTAVAVSFGFLTILLLVLSISLILSLLLKLTSLTEASVTTTTLILSFIVMLIGGFVTGAKGKEKGWILGLLTSGAYSIFVFFVQFLGYDRTFSQEQIMYHGIFLGVCMLGSIFGVNAASNKSYNK, encoded by the coding sequence ATGAAAAAAACAGCTGTAGCTGTCTCTTTTGGCTTTTTAACTATTCTATTATTAGTATTGTCAATTAGTTTGATTTTATCATTATTACTTAAACTAACTTCACTTACAGAAGCAAGTGTCACAACTACAACTCTGATCCTATCATTTATCGTTATGTTAATTGGCGGTTTTGTAACAGGAGCGAAAGGGAAAGAAAAGGGTTGGATTCTTGGATTATTAACGAGTGGAGCGTATTCTATTTTTGTATTTTTTGTACAGTTTCTTGGTTATGACAGAACTTTTTCACAGGAACAAATAATGTATCATGGTATTTTCTTAGGTGTTTGTATGTTAGGGTCAATTTTTGGAGTGAATGCTGCAAGTAATAAATCTTATAATAAATAA
- the yajC gene encoding preprotein translocase subunit YajC has product MGNGLMGILPLILMFIVFYFLLIRPQQKRQKQTATMQAGISKGDMVVTIGGLHGIVDAVNEENNTITLKTTDGSRMVFEKSAIRETRTQA; this is encoded by the coding sequence ATGGGTAATGGTTTAATGGGGATTTTACCTCTAATATTAATGTTCATAGTTTTCTACTTCTTACTAATCCGTCCACAACAAAAGCGTCAAAAGCAAACAGCTACTATGCAAGCTGGAATTAGCAAAGGCGATATGGTTGTAACAATCGGTGGATTACACGGTATAGTTGATGCTGTTAACGAAGAAAATAATACAATTACATTAAAAACTACTGATGGATCACGTATGGTATTTGAAAAAAGCGCAATTCGTGAAACAAGAACACAAGCTTAA
- the spoVB gene encoding stage V sporulation protein B codes for MTKQTFLRGTFFLLIAGLITRILGFFNRIVVARIMGEEGVGLFMMAVPTLFLVMTLTQLGLPIAISKLIAEAVAQNRQDRIKKILAVSMSITGILSIIFTTAMIFLSPFIAKNLLTDARTMYPLIAIAPVVPIIAISSVLRGYFQGVQNMRPSSFSQVIEQVVRIVLVAVCTKTFLPYGVEFAASGAIISSVLGELASLIYMLYVFKKEKNAKFISGFKNNIKDGRKTLSDLLSIALPTTGSRLIGSISMFLEPIVVSQSLAIAGVTAAVATKQYGLLAGYALPLLLLPAFITYALSTSLVPAISEAMAKKDRITVERRLQQALRYSMIAGGWSVVILYVFASPILTLMYKSDQATNFILLLAPCFIFYYFQGPLQAVLQALNLANSAMINSFVGSVVKIASILLLATNPKFGINGVALAMNISIVTITVLHYFTVLKAINFSIFVKDYVYCLIILGICIYVGKFIKEYVVFSSSLLVQTLASISVVTLMYILLILLFNLVKKDEIIRIPFFKKLITR; via the coding sequence ATGACAAAGCAAACGTTTTTAAGAGGAACGTTTTTTTTACTTATTGCAGGGCTCATCACAAGAATATTAGGATTTTTTAATCGTATTGTTGTTGCAAGAATAATGGGTGAAGAAGGCGTAGGATTATTTATGATGGCAGTCCCGACACTATTTTTGGTCATGACGCTTACACAGCTCGGCCTTCCGATTGCCATCTCAAAATTAATTGCAGAAGCAGTTGCACAAAATAGACAAGATCGGATAAAAAAGATTTTAGCTGTTTCGATGTCAATAACTGGCATATTAAGTATTATTTTTACAACAGCAATGATCTTTTTATCCCCTTTCATCGCTAAAAACTTATTGACGGATGCAAGGACTATGTACCCATTAATTGCCATCGCTCCAGTTGTTCCAATTATCGCAATCTCATCAGTTTTACGAGGATATTTTCAAGGCGTACAGAATATGCGCCCTTCATCCTTTTCCCAAGTTATTGAACAAGTTGTTCGTATAGTACTAGTTGCAGTTTGTACTAAAACTTTTTTACCATATGGAGTTGAATTTGCCGCTAGTGGCGCCATTATCTCTTCTGTATTAGGAGAATTAGCTTCATTAATTTATATGCTTTATGTTTTTAAGAAAGAAAAAAATGCAAAGTTCATTTCTGGATTTAAGAACAATATTAAAGATGGAAGAAAGACGCTTAGTGATCTATTAAGTATCGCATTACCAACAACTGGAAGTCGCTTAATTGGTTCAATTTCAATGTTTTTAGAACCAATCGTTGTTTCACAAAGTTTAGCGATTGCAGGGGTAACAGCAGCAGTTGCAACTAAGCAATATGGTTTACTTGCAGGATACGCTTTACCTCTATTACTTTTACCAGCGTTTATTACTTATGCACTATCTACTTCACTTGTGCCAGCGATTAGTGAAGCAATGGCCAAAAAAGATCGTATAACTGTTGAAAGAAGATTGCAGCAAGCACTTCGGTACTCAATGATTGCTGGTGGTTGGTCTGTTGTCATTTTATACGTCTTTGCCTCACCGATTTTAACACTAATGTACAAAAGTGACCAAGCTACAAATTTTATATTACTTTTAGCACCTTGCTTTATTTTTTACTATTTCCAAGGACCACTACAAGCTGTATTGCAGGCACTTAATCTTGCAAATTCAGCTATGATTAATAGCTTTGTCGGTTCAGTCGTTAAAATCGCTAGTATTTTATTACTAGCTACAAATCCAAAGTTCGGTATTAACGGTGTTGCTTTAGCTATGAATATTAGTATTGTAACAATAACAGTCCTTCACTATTTCACTGTATTAAAGGCTATCAACTTTTCAATTTTTGTTAAGGATTATGTTTATTGTCTAATCATTTTAGGAATTTGTATTTATGTCGGAAAATTCATCAAAGAATATGTAGTTTTTTCATCTTCATTATTAGTACAAACCCTAGCAAGTATTTCTGTTGTTACATTAATGTATATTTTATTAATTCTATTATTTAACCTAGTTAAGAAAGATGAGATCATCCGAATCCCATTCTTTAAAAAGCTAATTACAAGATAA
- a CDS encoding cation diffusion facilitator family transporter, with protein MEQEERYKEAKKGAYIGIYGNLLLAIVKAIIGYIGNSKALMADAVHSASDVVGSIAVLFGLRAAKMPPDEDHPYGHGKAESIAAIIVAVLLFIVGIEITKSSITAFFKPVHPPELIALLAAFISIFLKEWMFRYKYALGKRLNSDAIIANAYEHRSDVYSSAAAMIGIGIAILGTKFNMPVLLYADPAAGLIVAIMILKMAWDIGAESIHTTMDHVLHEEEIEPYKEVVRNVEGVKEINSLYAREHGYYVIIDIKVSVDPYITVEEGHKIGKNVKAKLMEQKDVENVFVHINPYNDKNNSFIQ; from the coding sequence ATGGAACAAGAAGAGCGTTATAAGGAAGCCAAGAAAGGGGCTTATATCGGAATATATGGAAATTTACTTCTAGCAATTGTTAAGGCAATTATCGGATATATTGGAAATAGTAAAGCGTTAATGGCTGATGCAGTACATTCAGCGTCAGATGTGGTCGGTTCGATAGCGGTTTTATTTGGTTTAAGAGCTGCGAAAATGCCACCGGACGAGGATCATCCTTATGGCCATGGTAAAGCTGAATCAATTGCTGCAATTATTGTTGCCGTACTTTTATTTATTGTTGGAATTGAAATAACGAAATCATCTATAACTGCGTTTTTTAAACCAGTTCATCCACCAGAGTTAATCGCTTTATTAGCAGCTTTTATATCTATATTTTTAAAAGAATGGATGTTTCGCTATAAATATGCTTTAGGGAAAAGGTTAAATAGTGACGCAATCATCGCTAATGCATATGAACATCGCTCTGATGTATACTCATCTGCTGCAGCTATGATTGGTATTGGTATTGCAATTTTAGGTACTAAATTTAATATGCCAGTACTTTTATACGCAGACCCAGCTGCTGGGCTTATCGTAGCAATTATGATTTTAAAAATGGCATGGGATATAGGAGCGGAATCAATACATACAACAATGGATCATGTCCTTCATGAAGAAGAGATTGAACCATATAAAGAAGTCGTTAGGAACGTAGAAGGAGTTAAAGAAATAAATTCGCTCTATGCAAGGGAACACGGCTATTATGTCATAATTGATATAAAAGTCTCAGTAGATCCATATATAACGGTTGAAGAAGGACATAAGATCGGTAAAAATGTTAAAGCAAAGTTGATGGAACAAAAAGATGTGGAAAATGTTTTTGTCCATATTAATCCATATAATGATAAAAATAACTCTTTCATCCAATAA
- a CDS encoding DUF421 domain-containing protein, which produces MELGSMTIRTILIYLIIAFFFRLMGKREIGELSLLDLVVYILLTEIAAIGIENHDDPIIKVIYPMFLIVVIQIIFSLISLKSVKFRKILDGHPVLIISKGKVLEKEMKKQRYTFDDLLLQLREKDIGDVRDVDYALLEPTGKLSIFKKEINGDINYSSLTFPLILDGIVQEDNLNQYHKDKKWLLEQLKKHGYDEFKQVSYCSLRGEEIFFDKKDE; this is translated from the coding sequence ATGGAATTAGGTTCTATGACGATTCGTACCATTTTAATCTATTTAATTATTGCATTTTTCTTTCGTTTAATGGGTAAGAGAGAAATAGGAGAGTTAAGTTTATTAGATTTAGTCGTTTACATATTATTAACTGAGATTGCAGCCATCGGTATCGAAAACCATGATGATCCGATCATAAAAGTGATTTATCCAATGTTTTTAATTGTAGTTATCCAAATAATTTTTTCTCTAATTTCGCTAAAAAGTGTTAAATTTAGAAAAATATTAGATGGACATCCTGTATTAATCATTAGTAAAGGTAAAGTCTTAGAGAAAGAGATGAAAAAACAGAGATATACGTTTGACGACCTATTACTCCAACTAAGAGAGAAGGATATTGGGGATGTAAGGGATGTTGATTATGCACTACTAGAGCCTACAGGAAAATTATCAATATTTAAAAAGGAAATAAACGGTGATATAAATTATAGTTCGCTCACATTTCCATTAATATTAGATGGTATCGTACAAGAAGATAATTTAAATCAGTATCATAAAGATAAAAAATGGTTATTAGAACAGTTAAAAAAACATGGTTATGATGAATTTAAACAAGTATCTTATTGTAGCTTACGAGGCGAAGAAATATTTTTCGATAAGAAAGACGAGTAA
- the recJ gene encoding single-stranded-DNA-specific exonuclease RecJ has protein sequence MLKSKARWKPKLSNHQEEQLLSKELQISPLLAKLLVTRGFNTVDAASKFLYEDQMSFHDPFLLEGMDIAIDRVFQAIEENEKILIFGDYDADGVSSTSVLYLTLIELEAKVDYYIPNRFTEGYGPNKNAFKWANEQGYSLIITVDTGISAAEEVNFANELGMDVIITDHHEPPEELPNAIAIIHPKLSPSYPFKELAGVGVVFKFASALLGREPEEYLELVSIGTVADLVPLVDENRLIVKKGVRQLKQTQREGLRALLEISGTTTDSITEETIGFAIGPRINAVGRLGDAKPAVDLVLENDRALAKKRAEQIEILNKERQELVSRMTEEAIKQVNELDSSCSNKVIIVAKEGWNAGVVGIVASKLVDRFYKPVIVLSIDHEKGIAKGSARSIEGFSLFENLTKCKDILPHFGGHTLAAGMTLAIEDVELLRHRLNEYADQIMTDEDFIPLKEVDLKCQASEVSISFINELNMLAPFGMHNPKPVLEINEVDALNIKQIGNEGAHLKVQLKDDVTFLDAVGFGFGHVANEIATGSKISCLGMASINEWNGKRKPQLMIHDIKVNHWQLFDLRGQEPHRLTLPHTEEKFIFLHQSSNEYENLKTKYPISTFVAYEDILNLDLNIQNNYVILLDLPSSENVLKEVFRKGLSERIYLIFNQEELHFFSPIPSRESFKKFYSILANTNPFDMNMYEVALCRKMGWKKEQVDFMTKVFFDLEFVTIEDGKIRLLPQTEKKDLSLSNTYARKLASIELERLFLYSKCDELTTFFQNMKSHFSENGEALI, from the coding sequence ATGTTAAAATCAAAAGCACGTTGGAAACCGAAACTATCAAATCACCAAGAAGAGCAATTATTAAGTAAAGAATTACAGATTTCCCCTCTATTAGCTAAGCTACTTGTTACTCGTGGATTTAATACAGTAGATGCAGCAAGTAAGTTTTTATATGAAGATCAAATGAGCTTTCATGACCCGTTTTTATTAGAGGGTATGGATATTGCAATTGACAGAGTATTTCAAGCGATTGAAGAAAATGAAAAAATATTAATTTTTGGCGATTATGATGCAGATGGAGTTAGCAGTACTTCAGTATTGTATTTAACATTAATCGAACTAGAAGCAAAAGTAGATTATTATATACCAAATCGTTTTACTGAAGGGTATGGTCCAAATAAGAATGCATTTAAATGGGCGAACGAACAAGGTTATTCTTTAATCATTACTGTAGATACAGGTATTTCAGCAGCTGAGGAAGTTAATTTTGCAAATGAACTAGGCATGGATGTAATTATTACCGATCATCATGAACCACCAGAAGAACTACCAAACGCTATTGCAATTATTCATCCAAAGCTAAGTCCTAGCTATCCTTTTAAAGAATTAGCAGGTGTAGGAGTTGTGTTTAAATTCGCTTCCGCATTATTAGGTAGGGAGCCTGAGGAATATTTGGAACTAGTTTCGATTGGGACGGTTGCTGATCTAGTACCTTTAGTTGATGAAAATCGTTTAATTGTAAAAAAAGGTGTAAGGCAACTGAAGCAAACTCAGCGTGAAGGACTAAGAGCTCTTTTAGAAATTAGTGGAACTACAACAGATTCAATTACGGAAGAAACAATTGGATTTGCAATTGGTCCTAGAATTAACGCAGTTGGTAGACTGGGTGATGCTAAGCCTGCAGTAGACTTAGTTTTGGAAAATGATAGAGCACTTGCTAAAAAAAGAGCAGAGCAAATTGAAATCCTAAATAAGGAACGACAAGAATTAGTTTCACGCATGACCGAAGAGGCAATTAAGCAAGTTAACGAACTTGATTCATCTTGTTCAAATAAAGTAATTATTGTCGCAAAAGAAGGCTGGAATGCAGGAGTAGTTGGAATCGTTGCTTCGAAATTAGTTGATCGCTTTTACAAACCAGTAATTGTTCTAAGTATTGATCATGAAAAGGGAATAGCAAAAGGTTCAGCAAGAAGCATTGAAGGTTTTTCTTTATTTGAAAACTTAACAAAATGTAAAGATATTTTACCTCATTTTGGAGGCCATACACTTGCTGCTGGTATGACGTTGGCAATTGAAGATGTCGAGCTATTAAGACATCGTTTAAATGAATATGCAGATCAAATTATGACAGATGAAGATTTTATCCCATTAAAAGAAGTCGATTTAAAATGTCAGGCTAGTGAAGTTTCAATCTCATTCATTAATGAATTAAATATGCTGGCACCATTTGGTATGCATAATCCAAAACCTGTTTTAGAAATAAACGAGGTTGATGCTCTAAATATTAAACAAATCGGTAATGAAGGTGCACATCTTAAAGTACAACTTAAAGATGACGTTACATTCCTTGATGCTGTAGGGTTTGGATTTGGACATGTTGCGAATGAAATTGCAACTGGATCAAAAATATCCTGCTTAGGGATGGCTTCCATTAACGAATGGAATGGGAAACGAAAGCCACAGTTAATGATTCATGATATTAAAGTAAATCATTGGCAGTTATTTGATTTAAGAGGTCAAGAGCCACATCGATTAACTTTACCTCATACCGAAGAAAAATTCATATTTTTACATCAATCATCAAATGAATATGAAAATTTAAAGACTAAATATCCTATTTCTACGTTTGTTGCATATGAAGATATCCTAAACTTAGATCTTAATATACAAAATAACTATGTGATCTTACTTGATTTACCTAGTTCTGAAAATGTTTTAAAAGAAGTTTTTCGAAAAGGATTATCAGAACGAATCTACTTAATTTTTAATCAAGAAGAATTACATTTCTTCTCACCAATCCCGAGTAGAGAAAGTTTTAAAAAATTTTATTCAATCTTAGCAAATACCAATCCATTTGACATGAACATGTATGAAGTGGCATTATGTCGTAAGATGGGATGGAAAAAAGAACAAGTCGATTTTATGACAAAGGTGTTTTTTGATTTAGAATTTGTTACAATAGAGGATGGAAAAATTCGTTTGTTGCCACAAACTGAGAAGAAAGATCTCTCTTTATCTAATACGTATGCAAGAAAATTAGCTAGTATTGAACTAGAACGTTTGTTTCTGTACTCAAAATGTGATGAATTAACTACATTTTTTCAAAATATGAAAAGTCATTTTTCCGAAAATGGGGAGGCACTTATTTAA